In Nocardioides sp. JS614, the sequence TCGTGGCGATGATCGAGATCAGGATCGCGCCCCGCACCTTGAGCACCCACAGGCTGACGACGAGCACCAGCCCGATCGCGAAGACCAGGACCGGCCAGCCGGACAGCTGGCCGTTCTGCCCGAGCTGGACCGGCACCGTGCTGTGCGCCGCGTCGGGGATCCGGCGTACGAACCCGGCGTCGACGAACCCGATCAGCGCGATGAACAGGCCGATCCCGACCGAGATCGCGATCTTGAGCTGGGCCGGCACCGCGTGGAACACCGCCTCCCGGAACCCGGTGAGCACCAGGACCAGGATCACCAGGCCCTCGATGACCACCAGGCCCATCGCGTCCGCCCAGGTCATCTGGTTGGCGACCGAGAACGCGACGAACGCATTGAGGCCCAGGCCGGTCGCGAGCGCGAGCGGGTAGTTCGCCACGACCCCCATCAGGATCGTCATCACGCCGGCGACCAGGGCGGTGCCGGCCGCGATGGCGGCCAGGTTGGAGCCGTCACCGGACCCCCCGCCGAGGAACGAGCCGTCCTGGTCCGGCGCGAAGCCGAGGATCAGCGGGTTCAGCACGATGATGTAGGACATCGTGAAGAACGTGACGATCCCGCCACGCACCTCACGCTCCACGGTCGAGCCGCGCTCGGTGATCTTGAAGTAGCGGTCCAGGCCGCTCCGGTCCTTCGTCGCCTGTGTACTCACGCGCGGCAGCATCCCAGACCCGGGGCACCGTCGACTAGCGTGTCTCGCGTGGAGTTCCGCGACAACCAACCGCTGCAGCACGAGTTCGGCCGCCGGACGTTCTTCGTCGCCGACGTGGAGCCGCTCGACGTCGACGGGGTGCGCACCGTCGAGGTGGGCACCGCGCTGTGGCTCGTCGGGTTCGTCGCCCTGCTGCCGTTCTACGGTCGGCTCCAGGACTCCGGCAACGAGTGGTGGCTGTGGACCTGCCTGGCCGGGTTCGGGCTGGGCCTGTTCGGGCTCGACTACTGTCGCCGGCGTCGCAAGGCGCGGCGCGAGGTGGCCGAGGAGGGCGACGGGACCAGCCTCTGACTGATCCGGTCTCGAGCGGCTTCTGAGCGACTGGGTCTCGATACGCCCCTCGCGACCTCCTGCGTCGGTCGCGGGGCTACTCGACCTGGCTGCTGGATCCGAGCCTTCGCGAGCTCAGGCTCGGGCAGCTCAAAACCTCTCGAGGTCGTCGGGGTTGATGGTGTCGACGACCGGCTCGGGCAGCGGCTGCGGCTCGTGCCGCTTGGCCAGCCGCACCTCGGAGTGTGCACCGCAGCCGTGGTCGAAGGACACGATCCGCCCGTCGTCGTTGGCGTCGCCGTTCGCGCAGACGCCGAACAGCTCCGAGAGCGGGCCCGTGACGCGCACCAGGAAGCCGCAGGTGGTGCAGCTGTCCGGGGCGGATCGGGCCAACGGTGCTTCCGGCCCGCCGGCGCCGTCGTACCAGCGCTGGGCGGCGAGCTCGCGGCCCTCGGGTGAGAGCGTGCGGACCCGGCCGAGGCCGAGGTCCTGGGCGACCTGGCGGACCTGCGCCTTGTCGTCGGCGTCGAGCGGGTCGTCGCCGTAGGAGTACGTCGGGACCAGCCGCGGGTCGTCGTCGTCGACGGGCAGCAGGTCGCCCGGGGAGAGGTCGCCCGGCTTGATCCGCTCGCGGTAGGGCACCCACGGCGGGGCCACGATGGCCTCGGCGCCGGGGACCAGGACGACCTCGTCGACCGTCACCTGCTTCTGCCGCGGCGCCCGCGCGACCGTCACCGACCAGCGCCACCCGACGTACCCGGGCCGCTCGCAGGCGAACAGGTGGGTGACCACCCGCTCCCCCTCGACCAGGTGACCGAGGTGGTCGCCGACGTCGGCCGCGCCGGCCTGCTGGGCCAGGGCCGAACGGGCCAGGTCCACCGCCGCCACGGTGGCGGCGTCGGGCTTGGGGCGCGTGGTCGTGATCACCCCGGAATCATGACTCATGTCCGCCCGGACTGTCAGGTCGGGTGCGGCAGGATGGCCCCATGTCCGCGCCGTCGCCCGAAACGCCGACGACCCGGCGCGGGGCCAAGGTGATCCGCGGTCTCGGCGCGACCGCGCGGGCGACCCAGCGGTTCGGCCGCTTCACGATGCGCCAGGCCAAGCGGGCCGCGGAGGCCGAGGGCGCCGGCGAGTCCGGACTGTCCCGGCTGATCCAGATGCACACCTTCAACACCGCGGGAGACGCGGCGGTAGCGATCTCGCTGGCCGGCACGCTGTTCTTCCAGGTCCCCTCCGGGGAGGCGCGCGGCCAGGTGGCGCTGTTCCTGGGCCTGACCATGCTCCCGTTCGCGATCGTGGCGCCGCTGATCGGGCCGTTCCTCGACCGGTTCGCCCATGGTCGGCGCTGGGCGATCGGCACGACGATGGCGATCCGCGCCTTCCTGTGCTGGGTGCTCGCGGACGCGGTCGTGACCGAGTCGACGCTGCTGTTCCCCGCCGCCCTCGGCGTGCTCGTCGCGTCCAAGGCGTACGGCGTCACCAGGGCCGCCGCCGTACCCCGGCTGCTGCCGCAGGACTTCACCCTGGTCAAGGCCAACGGCCGGGTGTCGATGTCGGGCATCGTCGGGGTGGCGATCTCGGCGCCGATCGCCGGGCTCGCCTCGCTGGCCGGGCCCGAATGGGTGCTGCGGTACGCGTTCGTGCTGTTCGTCGTGGCCACCGTCGCCGCCATCCGGCTGCCGGCCCGGGTCGACTCGAACCAGGGCGAGGAGGAGCTGGTGCTCCGCGGCTCCTCGGAGCGACGCGGCGCGGGCCGCCGTACCCGGATCCCGCTCGCGGTCGCCTATGCCCTGCGCGCCAACTGCGGTCCGCGCTGGCTCTCGGGCTTCCTCATCATGTTCATGGCGTTCCTGCTGAGGGAGAACCCGATCGGCGACTGGAGCCCGCAGCTGCTGACCGGGATCGTGGTCGGAGCCGCCGGCCTCGGCAACTTCCTCGGCGTGGTGGCCGCATCGGTCCTCAAGCGGATCAGCCCGGCGATCACGGTCACGGCCGTGCTGGTCGCCGACGTCGCGGTCGCCGTCGTCGCGGCGCTGTTCTACGGCGTGCTCACCGTCGCGCTGCTGGGCCTGCTCGCCGGCCTCGGCCAGGCGTTGGCGAAGTTCTCCCTCGACGCGACCATCCAGCGCGACATCCCGCACCGCGTGCAGGCGAGCGCGTTCGCCCGCAGCGACACCACGCTCCAGCTCGCGTGGGTGATCGGCGGCTTCGTCGGCATCGCGCTGCCGCTCGATCCGCCTCGGCTCGGGCTAGGCGTCGCCGCGGTCGTGCTCGCCGCCTGGGCGGTGTTCGTGCTCGCCAACCACCCGCGCAGGTTGATCCGGGACTTCTGAGTCAAACGGTCAGTGCTCGAGCTCGTCGGCCAGGGCGCGGAGCAGCTTGGCGGCCGGGCGGGCGGTCTTGGGGTCGGGGTGCCGACCGTGGCGGTAGGCCTCGCCGACGCCGTCGAGCAGTCGGATCAGGTCCTCGACGATGGTGACCATCTCCTCGGGCTTCTTGCGCCGCGCGTCGCGCTGGTTGCGCGAGACCGACGCGGGCGCGTCCAGGATCCGCACCTGGAGGGCCTGGTCGCCGCGCCGGCCCTGGGCGATCCCGAACTCGACGCGGGTGCCGGCCTTGAGGCTCGACGTGCCGGCGGGGAGGGCCTCGCTGCGCACGTAGACGTCGGGACCGTTCTCCTGGGAGAGGAAGCCGAAGCCCTTCTCCGCGTCGAACCACTTCACCTTGCCAGTGGGCACGGACTGACCTCTTCTAGCTTGTTCGGGACCGCTGTCGGACCGGGGCGCTCCAGCCTATAGCGCCTCGTTCATCGACCCCGAACGGAACCCGCGCCGGTCCACCTCGGCACTCGCGAACCCGGCCCCGCGCACCGCGTCCAGCAGCCGGGCCTCCACGTCGGCGGCCAGCGGCAGCAGGGCCGCGTCGACCTCCACGCAGGCGCGCTCGCCGAGGTCACGGACCCGCAGGTTGCGCAGCCCGACGGCCGCCAGCAGCGCCCGCGCCGCGGTCTCGGCCCGCTCCACCCGGCCCAGTCGGTACGGCGTCACCTCGACGCCGTACGCGACCCGCGAGGACAGGCAGGCGGCCGCCGGCTTGTCCCAGGTCGGCAGGTCCCAGCGGCGGGAGGCCTCCCTGACCTGGGCCTTGGTCAGCCCGGCGTCGCGCAGGGGCGCGATCGCGCCGCGCTCGTCGGCTGCGCGGATGCCGGGCCGGAAGCCCGCGACGGCGTCGTCGGCGTTGGTGCCGGTGGCGACGTGGGCCAGCCCGCGACCGGCGGCGAGCGGGGTGAGCACGTCGAGCAGCTCGGCCTTGCAGAAGTAGCAGCGGTCCGCCCCGTTGGACCGGTAGCCCTCGCGCTCGATCTCGTGGGTGGCCGGGGTGAGCACCTCGACGCCGAGCGCGGCCGCGAAGTCGCGTGCCGGGTCACGCTCGGCCAGCGGCAGCGAGTGCGAGTAGCCGGTGGCGGCCGCGACGCGGTCGGCGCCCAGCGCGCGGACGGCAGCGGCCAGGAGGAACGCGCTGTCTGCGCCCCCGCTGTAGGCGACCAGCACCGAGCCACGCTCGCGCAGGTCGGCCGCGAGCGCGTCGAGCCGGGTCTGCAGCAGGTGCTCCTCGAGCCAGTCCGGGAACTCCGCGAGACTGCCGAGGAGCACGTCGGTGCCGGCCGCGACCAGCTCCTCCCGCGTCGACCCGCCGGTGAGCACCGAGACGCTCAGCGCGCCGGCGGCCTTGGCGCCCTCGACGTCGTGGACGTGGTCGCCGACGTAGATGGTCGCGCCCTCGCGGCGCAGCACGTCCGCCTTGCCGACGCCCCACACCCACCCCTCGAGGTGGTCCACCTCCACGCCGAGGTGATCGAGGTGCAGGCGCGCGTTGGCGGGGTACTTCCCGGTCACGACCAGCACCCGGCCACGGTGCCGGCGGACAGCCGCCAGGGCGTCCTCGGCGCCGGCGAGGAGCGGGACCGGGGCGATGGCGTGGTCGGGGTAGAGCGCCCGGAACCGGTCGCCGGCGGGCGCCACCGCGTCCGCGGCGAGGTGCTCCCCCAGCAGCAGGTCGAGCGGCGGTCCGAGACGGGTGATCAGGTCCTCGACCGGGAACTCGACGCCGAGCTCCGCGCCGAGCGCCAGCAGCGTCGCACTGAAGCCCGGCACGGTGTCGATCAGCGTCATGTCGAGGTCGAAACCGACCACCAGGGGCGCCGCGTGCATGGCCCCACCATAGGGATCCGGGGGAAGGGCACCGAAACTCCTGTCACAATGGTTCGTTCAGGCATCAGGGGGTGATGGCGATGAACCGACGGCGTACGACGCGCGCCGGGCTGGTCGCCGCCCTCGTCACCGCGACCCTGGCCGCCGCGACCCTGGGGGCCCTGGCGCCGGCGACCGGCCCCGCGGCCGCCGCGGAGCCGGACCGGGCGGACCCGCTCTACCTGGTGACCCTGGCCGGGCCCGGCACGGCAGGCGTCCACACGGACCTGCTCGCGGCCGCCCGGATGCGTGCCGAGCAGGACGCCGTGCTCGAGACCGTCGGCGGCCCGGAGCCCGCCTACCGCTGGACGACGGCGCTCAACGGGTTCGCGGTCCGGCTCCCGACCGCGGCGGTCGACGACCTCCGCGGCGACCCGAGGGTCGCGCTGGTCGAGCGGAACGCCGTACGCCCCCTCGCCGGTCACGCGACGGCCACCGGGCTGCGCGGCGCCACCGGGACGAC encodes:
- a CDS encoding MFS transporter gives rise to the protein MSAPSPETPTTRRGAKVIRGLGATARATQRFGRFTMRQAKRAAEAEGAGESGLSRLIQMHTFNTAGDAAVAISLAGTLFFQVPSGEARGQVALFLGLTMLPFAIVAPLIGPFLDRFAHGRRWAIGTTMAIRAFLCWVLADAVVTESTLLFPAALGVLVASKAYGVTRAAAVPRLLPQDFTLVKANGRVSMSGIVGVAISAPIAGLASLAGPEWVLRYAFVLFVVATVAAIRLPARVDSNQGEEELVLRGSSERRGAGRRTRIPLAVAYALRANCGPRWLSGFLIMFMAFLLRENPIGDWSPQLLTGIVVGAAGLGNFLGVVAASVLKRISPAITVTAVLVADVAVAVVAALFYGVLTVALLGLLAGLGQALAKFSLDATIQRDIPHRVQASAFARSDTTLQLAWVIGGFVGIALPLDPPRLGLGVAAVVLAAWAVFVLANHPRRLIRDF
- a CDS encoding cold-shock protein, whose protein sequence is MPTGKVKWFDAEKGFGFLSQENGPDVYVRSEALPAGTSSLKAGTRVEFGIAQGRRGDQALQVRILDAPASVSRNQRDARRKKPEEMVTIVEDLIRLLDGVGEAYRHGRHPDPKTARPAAKLLRALADELEH
- a CDS encoding DUF2530 domain-containing protein, with translation MEFRDNQPLQHEFGRRTFFVADVEPLDVDGVRTVEVGTALWLVGFVALLPFYGRLQDSGNEWWLWTCLAGFGLGLFGLDYCRRRRKARREVAEEGDGTSL
- a CDS encoding HAD hydrolase-like protein, translating into MHAAPLVVGFDLDMTLIDTVPGFSATLLALGAELGVEFPVEDLITRLGPPLDLLLGEHLAADAVAPAGDRFRALYPDHAIAPVPLLAGAEDALAAVRRHRGRVLVVTGKYPANARLHLDHLGVEVDHLEGWVWGVGKADVLRREGATIYVGDHVHDVEGAKAAGALSVSVLTGGSTREELVAAGTDVLLGSLAEFPDWLEEHLLQTRLDALAADLRERGSVLVAYSGGADSAFLLAAAVRALGADRVAAATGYSHSLPLAERDPARDFAAALGVEVLTPATHEIEREGYRSNGADRCYFCKAELLDVLTPLAAGRGLAHVATGTNADDAVAGFRPGIRAADERGAIAPLRDAGLTKAQVREASRRWDLPTWDKPAAACLSSRVAYGVEVTPYRLGRVERAETAARALLAAVGLRNLRVRDLGERACVEVDAALLPLAADVEARLLDAVRGAGFASAEVDRRGFRSGSMNEAL
- a CDS encoding DUF3027 domain-containing protein, which encodes MSHDSGVITTTRPKPDAATVAAVDLARSALAQQAGAADVGDHLGHLVEGERVVTHLFACERPGYVGWRWSVTVARAPRQKQVTVDEVVLVPGAEAIVAPPWVPYRERIKPGDLSPGDLLPVDDDDPRLVPTYSYGDDPLDADDKAQVRQVAQDLGLGRVRTLSPEGRELAAQRWYDGAGGPEAPLARSAPDSCTTCGFLVRVTGPLSELFGVCANGDANDDGRIVSFDHGCGAHSEVRLAKRHEPQPLPEPVVDTINPDDLERF